In one window of Deinococcus radiotolerans DNA:
- the rplO gene encoding 50S ribosomal protein L15: protein MKLHELKPNAGSRKNRKRVGRGPGGTDKTAGRGHKGQKSRSGAGKGSFFEGGRSRLIARLPKRGFNNVGVTFEVVNLAQLANIEDATIDRNVLELAGLVRRKNRPVKLLGSGDIARAVTIHVDAASEGAVKAVEAAGGKVILPEANEAEKAE, encoded by the coding sequence ATGAAACTCCACGAACTCAAGCCCAACGCCGGCAGCCGCAAGAACCGCAAGCGCGTCGGCCGTGGCCCCGGCGGCACCGACAAGACCGCCGGTCGCGGTCACAAGGGCCAGAAGAGCCGCAGCGGCGCTGGCAAGGGTAGCTTCTTCGAAGGTGGCCGCAGCCGCCTGATCGCCCGCCTGCCCAAGCGCGGCTTCAACAACGTCGGCGTGACGTTCGAAGTCGTGAACCTGGCGCAGCTGGCGAACATCGAGGACGCCACCATTGACCGCAACGTGCTGGAACTCGCGGGCCTCGTGCGCCGCAAGAACCGCCCCGTGAAGCTGCTCGGCAGCGGCGACATCGCCCGCGCCGTGACCATTCACGTGGACGCCGCCAGCGAAGGCGCCGTGAAGGCCGTGGAAGCGGCCGGCGGCAAAGTCATCCTGCCCGAAGCGAACGAAGCCGAGAAGGCGGAGTAA
- the rpmD gene encoding 50S ribosomal protein L30, whose amino-acid sequence MKITLKRSVIGRPGYQVKTVHALGLKKIGQTREVRDTPAVRGMVNTVKHLLEVQE is encoded by the coding sequence GTGAAAATCACCCTGAAGCGCAGCGTCATCGGCCGCCCTGGCTACCAGGTGAAGACCGTGCACGCGCTCGGCCTGAAGAAGATCGGCCAGACCCGCGAGGTCCGTGACACCCCCGCCGTGCGCGGCATGGTGAACACCGTCAAGCACCTGCTGGAGGTGCAAGAATGA
- the rpsE gene encoding 30S ribosomal protein S5, giving the protein MTSNRRNDRMDRESSEFEEKMLFVNRTSKTYQGGRRFRFAALVILGDRNGRVGMGIGKAKEVPVAIEKAKSIARKNMIQVPVENGTIPHDIVGENSTSRVLLKPAGPGTGVIAGTVPRSIAELAGITNLLSKELGSRNKVNVAYAVFDGLKNLRTAKQVRALRGEVQPTGGAQ; this is encoded by the coding sequence TTGACTTCTAACCGACGGAACGACCGAATGGACCGCGAAAGCAGCGAATTCGAAGAGAAGATGCTGTTCGTCAACCGGACGAGCAAGACCTACCAGGGCGGCCGCCGCTTCCGCTTCGCTGCGCTCGTCATCCTGGGCGACCGCAACGGCCGCGTGGGCATGGGCATCGGCAAGGCGAAAGAAGTGCCCGTGGCCATTGAAAAGGCCAAGAGCATCGCCCGCAAGAACATGATCCAGGTGCCCGTCGAGAACGGCACCATCCCCCACGACATCGTCGGCGAGAACAGCACCAGCCGCGTGCTGCTCAAACCCGCAGGCCCCGGTACCGGCGTGATCGCGGGCACCGTGCCCCGCAGCATCGCCGAACTGGCCGGCATCACGAACCTGCTGTCCAAGGAACTGGGCAGCCGCAACAAGGTCAACGTGGCCTACGCCGTGTTCGACGGCCTGAAGAACCTCCGCACCGCCAAGCAGGTCCGTGCCCTGCGCGGCGAGGTGCAGCCCACCGGAGGCGCCCAGTGA
- the rplR gene encoding 50S ribosomal protein L18: MAAQTTVRRKLRARRKVRQAAGDRLRLSVYRSSKHIYAQIIDDSQGVTVAAASSAAVKTGTKTDTATAVGKALAEAALAKGVKKVVFDRGQYRYHGRVKALADAAREGGLDF; encoded by the coding sequence ATGGCTGCCCAGACGACCGTGCGCCGCAAGCTCCGCGCCCGCCGCAAAGTGCGGCAGGCCGCCGGAGATCGCCTGCGCCTCAGCGTGTACCGCTCCAGCAAGCACATCTACGCCCAGATCATCGACGACAGCCAAGGCGTCACCGTGGCTGCCGCCAGCAGCGCCGCTGTCAAGACGGGCACCAAGACCGACACCGCCACCGCCGTGGGCAAGGCCCTCGCGGAGGCCGCCCTGGCCAAGGGCGTCAAGAAGGTTGTCTTTGACCGTGGACAGTACCGCTACCACGGACGCGTGAAAGCGCTCGCCGACGCGGCGCGGGAGGGTGGCCTTGACTTCTAA